The Gillisia sp. Hel_I_86 genome has a segment encoding these proteins:
- a CDS encoding arsenate reductase family protein, whose product MGEIATSKRQITLFYNPNSIRAKKTLAFAKAEGFPILQVNLLKTKLTGTQIAELANKLNLEIKDLINQEHPSYSSHFKPHELSGEDWVKMIQHQPEIMKQPVALRGDITILIETPTDIIKI is encoded by the coding sequence ATGGGAGAAATAGCCACATCAAAAAGACAAATCACCTTGTTTTATAATCCCAATTCTATTCGGGCAAAGAAAACATTGGCATTTGCCAAAGCTGAAGGTTTTCCTATCCTGCAAGTAAACCTCCTTAAAACCAAACTTACAGGTACACAAATTGCAGAATTGGCAAATAAACTGAATTTGGAGATTAAGGATCTAATTAACCAAGAACATCCCTCTTACAGCTCCCATTTTAAACCCCATGAACTTTCTGGGGAGGATTGGGTGAAAATGATACAGCATCAACCAGAAATCATGAAGCAACCCGTTGCATTGCGAGGTGACATAACCATACTTATAGAAACCCCTACAGATATTATAAAAATTTAA
- a CDS encoding universal stress protein: MDKILVPIDFSEHSEFALRVAAAIARKNNREIVALHMLGLSDEGLTKVETQELQEAILNLKFSDSKFTDFLNRVYLNGVKIQHAVQRNKDFFEIDAIAKKFGADLIVMGSHGSKGLSEVLVGSNTEKVVRTSSLPVLVIKSPVVNFKFKKVVFACDFKEDYIEPFCKAWNFFKPYKSLFKILYINHPENFLSNQEMEEKAMEFIKQAGIKDLNYLEDIIFYNDYNLEEGIYRFSKKFEADVVAIPTRGRRGIAHFFSANKGESLVNHSDIPIMTFKK, encoded by the coding sequence ATGGATAAAATTCTTGTGCCTATAGATTTTTCCGAGCACTCAGAATTCGCATTGCGGGTAGCAGCGGCTATTGCAAGGAAAAATAATCGTGAAATCGTAGCACTCCATATGTTAGGGCTCTCCGATGAAGGTCTTACCAAGGTGGAAACCCAAGAACTGCAAGAAGCGATTTTAAATTTAAAATTTTCTGATAGTAAGTTTACAGATTTCCTGAACCGTGTATATCTAAATGGAGTTAAAATTCAGCATGCGGTGCAGCGAAATAAAGATTTTTTTGAAATCGATGCTATTGCAAAAAAGTTTGGAGCCGATTTAATAGTTATGGGTTCCCATGGCAGTAAAGGCTTAAGCGAGGTTCTTGTTGGATCTAATACAGAGAAAGTAGTGCGCACATCTAGTTTGCCTGTTTTAGTTATTAAGAGTCCTGTGGTGAACTTTAAATTTAAAAAAGTTGTATTTGCCTGCGATTTCAAAGAAGATTATATTGAACCATTTTGCAAGGCTTGGAACTTTTTTAAACCTTATAAAAGTTTATTTAAGATCCTTTATATAAATCATCCAGAAAACTTTTTGAGCAATCAAGAAATGGAGGAAAAAGCGATGGAATTTATTAAACAGGCCGGGATAAAGGATCTAAATTATTTAGAAGACATCATTTTTTACAACGATTATAATTTAGAAGAAGGGATCTACCGTTTTAGCAAAAAGTTCGAGGCAGATGTCGTTGCAATCCCTACACGTGGGAGAAGGGGGATAGCTCACTTTTTTTCAGCAAATAAAGGGGAATCCTTGGTGAACCATTCAGATATACCCATCATGACTTTTAAAAAATAG
- a CDS encoding RsiV family protein has product MKILIILVICISLLACKKETSKQMEYKRIQLEKQRDTKSNDSITGLDEIEFQREQSLKIKRESILKKEDDQEELKELVLSKSFLKDEDCYLITFKYPYLNEGINQSHANFNSYLEKDYLDIEGVEKAILEEGEVVCDSTRTRDDRSKKMVDYKIFSLDDKLISVLFYNETYYHRKPYPSYSFDSFNYDLVNSKFMKYEDFFNTGSEEELREILNEVLSKKIKSGEIYYDCWEISAEDFYSSKDNFVINNLTVEYFFDDCVICPAYTGTFSVSIPLELLKPVLKQHNSNPLLL; this is encoded by the coding sequence ATGAAAATCCTGATAATACTGGTAATCTGCATAAGTTTATTGGCATGTAAAAAAGAGACGTCCAAGCAAATGGAATACAAGCGTATTCAATTAGAGAAACAGCGCGATACAAAAAGCAATGACTCTATAACCGGCTTGGACGAAATTGAATTTCAGAGAGAACAATCTTTAAAAATCAAAAGAGAATCAATACTTAAAAAAGAGGATGACCAAGAGGAATTGAAAGAACTCGTTTTATCCAAATCATTTTTAAAAGATGAAGACTGTTATCTAATCACTTTTAAATATCCTTATTTAAATGAAGGAATCAACCAGTCCCACGCCAATTTCAACAGCTATTTAGAAAAAGATTATTTGGATATAGAAGGCGTGGAGAAAGCTATTTTGGAAGAGGGAGAAGTGGTTTGTGATTCTACACGAACGCGTGATGATAGATCCAAAAAGATGGTCGATTATAAAATTTTTAGCCTAGATGATAAGTTGATCAGCGTGCTCTTCTATAATGAGACCTATTACCACAGAAAGCCCTATCCTTCTTATTCTTTCGATAGCTTTAATTATGATTTGGTGAATTCCAAGTTTATGAAATATGAAGATTTCTTTAATACAGGATCTGAAGAAGAGCTTAGGGAAATATTAAATGAAGTGCTCTCCAAAAAAATAAAATCTGGAGAAATTTATTATGACTGTTGGGAAATTTCAGCAGAAGATTTTTATAGCAGTAAAGATAATTTTGTGATCAACAATTTAACCGTAGAATATTTCTTTGATGATTGTGTTATCTGTCCGGCTTATACGGGAACTTTTTCTGTTAGCATTCCCCTAGAATTATTGAAACCTGTATTAAAACAGCATAATTCCAATCCATTGTTATTATAA